CCTGGAGCGCCGCGACGGCGCTGCTCTGGAAACGCAGATCCGTCTTGAAATCCTGCGCGATCTCGCGGACCAGACGCTGGAACGGGAGCTTGCGGATCAGGAGCTCGGTGCTCTTCTGGTACTTCCTGATCTCCCTTAGCGCCACCGTCCCGGGACGGAATCTGTGGGGCTTCTTCACTCCTCCGGTGGCCGGAGCTGATTTCCTCGCCGCCTTGGTCGCGAGCTGCTTCCTTGGTGCCTTTCCTCCGGTGGATTTTCTCGCCGTTTGCTTGGTACGAGCCATGTGGTTGAGAGAAGATTAGCAAAGAGATGAGATTTTGAATCTGAGAGGTTTGGTTGTTGCTGATGAGTTTCTTGGAGACTGAGattggtttatatataaaagaagcgTAGATTGTTTTCGTTCGTTAGATCTTTCGTATTATCAACGGCTGTGATTGTTTTAAGTCTAGCGATCCGCGTCGTATGTGAACCAACGAATCATATTAGTTTTCTTTAgcgctctttttttttttctgttgcgAATTTTCGATTTAGGCGCgttttttcaaaacttttaatGCAAGCTTTTGGGCCCTTCAAAGAAAAGCCTTTGGAGCAACTAGTTCGGGTTAGGCCCACAGTAAAACCGtcgagaaatattttttaacttttctcAAATGTTATTAGTAACACATAAAAATCTCTAGCAAAccgatttgtttttatttataggaATAAAAGAGTTTTACATAGTCAAGAGTTCAATAAGCCATGCAACTACCATGGCCCAAGGGGGATTAGATTTTGAAGAATGGACAACTGAGTTTGATTGATATGTTGATTTTTTGCTTTTTATCAATCATCCGTTGgatatgatatgttagagcACCCCCATCAGTAAACCCCATGAAAAGGGttcacaaagtatttttttattatattttttttgttggtttaatttttgttttttttttaaaaaaaaaaattattttttcggaCCAATTGCGGGCCACCACGTGCCGTGGGgcccgcgctacagtgatgaaTCAGATTCACTAGAAAGAGGTGGAGAGAGACAAGTTCATCACTATTCcttattttaatacttttttttttttggaatctgTGTGAACCCCCCGTAAGTTCACTAATGGGGGTGTTCTTAGCTTTATGTTAACTATCTACTGTTGATCTCAGAATAATGACGTATTGACATGGAGatggaaaagaaagaaagaaagacccATTGCAAAAAGACATAAACCGTATTTGATTATGGTAACATGTTCAAACAATTATAGTGAAATGGAGTTAAGTTGTGAATTGGTGATAAGTGATAACATACTAGTAGTGGTAAAAGCAATATATATGTAACTATGAAAAACTAGTTTATAGCCAGTTTAATATGTAACCATTTTCTGATATTGGCACACAATACAGGTTTTTAGAATGAAATGTACAAAGGCATTTTTGTATTACTGCGTTTACTGAAATTTACAGATAACATCTGTAATATTTGAAGCAGTATACATTAAGTATCACATTTTGATTACAAGATATACCATCTTAAACACAAAGATCAAACTACAAATTATTCATTAAATACGacaagaatttttttgttgAGTGTTGTTCGACCCTTTAAGTATAGCATGAGTTACATGTACTCCTCGGAACATTTTCACTACCAATTCTAATCCTCATTTTATAGTGC
The nucleotide sequence above comes from Brassica napus cultivar Da-Ae chromosome A9, Da-Ae, whole genome shotgun sequence. Encoded proteins:
- the LOC106441254 gene encoding histone H3.2 translates to MARTKQTARKSTGGKAPRKQLATKAARKSAPATGGVKKPHRFRPGTVALREIRKYQKSTELLIRKLPFQRLVREIAQDFKTDLRFQSSAVAALQEAAEAYLVGLFEDTNLCAIHAKRVTIMPKDIQLARRIRGERA